A genomic window from Flavobacterium johnsoniae includes:
- a CDS encoding GatB/YqeY domain-containing protein, with protein MSLQTQIMDEIKNAMKAKDTVALEALRAVKSELLLASTASGSKEELSEDEEIKLLQRLVKTRKESARIFTEQNRPDLAEPELAQVAVIEKFLPAQLSEEEVEAVVAKIIAETGASGIASMGKVMGLASAQLGGTAEGKTISTIVKKLLS; from the coding sequence ATGAGTTTACAAACACAAATCATGGACGAGATTAAAAACGCCATGAAAGCAAAAGATACTGTTGCTTTAGAAGCTTTAAGAGCAGTAAAATCTGAATTGTTATTAGCTTCAACAGCTTCAGGTTCTAAAGAAGAATTATCAGAAGACGAAGAAATTAAATTACTTCAAAGATTGGTTAAAACTCGTAAAGAAAGCGCAAGAATATTTACAGAACAAAACCGTCCTGATTTAGCTGAACCAGAATTGGCTCAAGTTGCGGTAATTGAGAAGTTTTTACCAGCTCAATTAAGCGAAGAAGAAGTAGAAGCTGTAGTAGCAAAAATTATTGCTGAAACGGGAGCTTCAGGAATTGCTTCAATGGGTAAAGTTATGGGATTGGCGTCTGCTCAATTAGGCGGAACTGCTGAAGGAAAAACCATTTCTACAATTGTAAAGAAATTACTTTCGTAA
- a CDS encoding 3-keto-disaccharide hydrolase has protein sequence MTKFITALLILLLSNTIQSQKGFKPLFDGKTLKGWHTYGEKSADSGWKVEKDGVLHFDPKAIKNGKGGDLVTDAEFENFHLKLDWKISENGNSGIIFYVNENLQKYKNTYSTGLEMQVLDNDGHADGKITKHRAGDLYDLIKSNSEPVKPVGEWNTAEIISKNGKLTLILNGVTVVETTLWDDNFKKLIAESKFATWPDFGTFKKGKIALQDHGNDVWFRNIVIKQ, from the coding sequence ATGACGAAGTTTATAACTGCACTTTTGATTTTATTGCTTTCGAATACTATTCAATCGCAAAAAGGTTTTAAACCACTTTTTGATGGAAAAACATTAAAAGGCTGGCATACATATGGCGAAAAATCTGCCGATTCTGGATGGAAAGTAGAAAAAGACGGTGTTTTGCATTTTGATCCGAAAGCCATCAAAAACGGAAAAGGCGGTGATTTGGTAACAGACGCTGAATTTGAAAATTTTCATTTAAAATTAGATTGGAAAATCTCTGAAAACGGTAATAGCGGAATTATTTTTTATGTTAATGAAAATCTTCAGAAATATAAAAACACATACAGCACTGGTTTAGAAATGCAAGTTTTAGACAATGACGGTCATGCCGATGGAAAAATCACAAAACACCGTGCTGGCGATTTATACGATTTGATTAAAAGCAATTCTGAACCTGTAAAGCCTGTTGGAGAATGGAATACTGCCGAAATCATCAGTAAAAATGGAAAATTAACACTAATTCTAAATGGCGTGACAGTAGTTGAAACGACACTTTGGGATGATAATTTTAAAAAACTAATCGCTGAAAGTAAATTCGCCACTTGGCCAGATTTTGGAACATTCAAAAAAGGAAAAATTGCTCTTCAAGATCACGGAAATGATGTTTGGTTTCGCAATATTGTGATAAAACAGTAA